The genomic DNA AAGCGATCGATCATGATCACCGCGGCGGGGACTTCGACCATCATTCCGATCGGGATGTCGCTGCGGAATTCGGCCCCTTCTTCGCGAAGATCATCGATCACGATGTTGACAAGCATTCGCGCCGTTCGCAGTTCTTGCAGCGTCGAGATCAATGGGAACATCATCCGCACGTCGCCATGCACCGCAGCCCTTAGGACGGCGCGGATTTGGGTGCGGAACAGATCCTGATTCTTCAACGACAAGCGGATGCTACGGAGTCCCAAAAACGGGTTGTTCTCGGGTTCGGTCAGCGAGGTGTGCCCCATTTTGTCGGCGCCCAGGTCGAGCGTTCGAATCACGACCGGACGACCCTGCAACGCACCGATGACTTCGGTATACGCTTGGTAGTGGTCTTCTTCGCTCGGTTCCTCGTCGCTGCTGAGGTACAAAAATTCGGTGCGATACAGACCGATGCCGTCGGCTCCACGCTGCAGGCAGGCGTCGACTTCGTGAGGGAATTCGATGTTCGCCGAAAGCGTCACGCGATGTCCATCGACAGTCTCAGCTGGCAAGTCGCGCAGTTCGGCCAGACGCAGCGTCAGCTTTTGGCGAATCTGCGCCCGTTCCTCGTAGCGATCGATCGTCGCTTGGTCGGGATCGACGATCATGCAGCCGCGGTCGCCATCGACGATGACTTGCGAGCCCTGGCCGATGCGATCCAGGAACTGGCCGATGCCAACAACCGCTGGCAGTTCGAGTCCCTTGGCGACGATCGCTGTGTGACCGCCGGGGCCGCCGATCTCGGTGCAGAAGCCACGCACGAATTGGCGATCGAGGTTTGCGGTTTCGCTGGGGGTTAGATTCCGGGCCAGCAGGATCACCGGTTCGTCGAGATTGCTCAACGGGTCGCTGGTGACGGCACCAAGCCGATGCAGCAGTTGCTTTTCGATATCCAGCACATCCTCGGCGCGTTCGGCCAAAAACGGGCTGTTCAGCTTGCCGAGCGCTTCGGCGTAGCGGTGCAAGACGCGGCTGACGGCGTAAGCGGCGCTTTGATGCTGTTCGTGGACACGGCCTTCGAGTTCGGCCAACAGCCCGGGATCGCTGAGCATCTGTTGTTGAGCCGAGAAGATGCGGCCGGCTTCTTCGCCCAACCGTTCAGCGGTCTGCTTGCGGTTGACCTCCAGCTGCTTGGCCACCTTGCCAAATGCAGACAATAACCGCCCCCACTCGGCCGATGTGTCGGCCGCGGGAATAAGACACCTGGGGATGCGATACCCTTCATCGTCCAGTACTAAGGCCGGACCGATCGCAACGCCTGGTGAAACCGGGATTCCTTGAAGTTCGAGCATTCAATGGCGGCACGCGCAACATCCTTACCATCGACGCGATGCTGCAGGCGATCGATCCGCCGAGCCATCGAGAGGATGAACCGAATTGGCCTTGCCATTTCTTTTCTTGTACGGTTTTTAAAGTTCAATGGTCGTCGGTCCCCAGCCGCATCGGCTGGGAGCCATGCCGCAGCCGACAACATTTGTAGCGGCGGCGGATTATTCGGCGTCGAGTTCGTGGAAACCAGCCTCGAACAACTCGGCGACCGCCGACAACGCCTCTGCGGCATCGGGGCCTTCGGCTGAAAGCCCGAGCTGGGTTCCTTGAACAGCGCCCAGCGTGAGCACGGACAACATGTTCTTGCAGTCGGCAGATTGGTCGTCTTTGGTCACCATGACAGTCGCCTCGTACTGCATCGCCAACCGCGCCATCAGCTCCGCCGGGCGCAGGTGCAGCCCTTTTTCGTTCTTAACGACGACGATTTGCTGGCATGATGGATTGGACATAGCGTGCATATCTATGGCGGAACGTGCGTTTAAGACGCAAACTGATTGTTATCAGCCTCTTCGAGCAATTGGTTGATGTCGTCGACCGTCTTGCTTTGCTTGAGGAAGCGGCAGAAGGTGTCGTCGCGCAACTGACGCGAGATGTTTTCCAGGGCTCGCAGGTGATCGCCAGGGCGTTCTGGAGGGCTGATCAGCAGGAAGAAGAGTTGTACTTTTTCGCCATCGAGGCTGTTGAAGTCGACGCCGTCGACGCTGACACCGACGGTGCCGACCAGCTTTTCAACGCTGGGATGCTTTGTGTGAGGAACGGCAACGCCGCGACCAATGCCTGTGCTGCCGAGTTCTTCGCGCTTCATAACCGCAGCGATGATATCGTCTTTGTCGGCGGTCTTGATCTCGCCTGCGGTAACCAAGCTTTCCACCAATTCGGTGACGACGGCTTCCTTGTCGTATGATGCTAGATCCGGCTTGATCGCCTTAACGCAAATAAAGTCTGCGAATTTCATTACCTATCCTTTGATTTAAAAAAAATCAGCCTCGCAACGCCGTTTCGCAACGCTCGATGTTCCGGCTGGGAATTGATTTCATGGAGCCACCGGTGCCCGTCGAGGACAAACGGCTTCCAGGTGGCTGTGCGGTCTTGCAATGGTGTTCTGCATGTTCGATCGGCCGCGATTCGGTCGGGCGGTTGCCGCCACGACGCAGAGATCTGCTCTGCGTCGGCGGTATGGCTCCGACTGGCTGTGCTTTAAACCTCGTCGGCAACATCCGTTGTTTCGATGTGTTTCAGTCCGGTCGCCCGGTGCTCGGTTCGCTTTTCCTTGGCGCGTCGCAGTTGCTTTTCCAGCTTGGGAATCACGACATCCAACGCTCCGATGACCGTTGTCGCTGTGGCCGAGGCGATAAAGTCTTCCTCGTGTTCAACCGAGACCTTGGCTTCGAGAACTGGCGATTCGAGCTTCTCCAAGTCGACAATCACTTCGATCGCGTTCACCCGATCATACAAACGACGCAGCTTTTCAACTTTGTCTTCGATCAGAGATTGATCGCCCGTTCCCAGATTGCCGTGTCGGGCAGAGACGCTCACTAGCATTGATTGCTCCTTAGTATGATTGCAGCATCGAAACGGACCTCGTTTCTAGCGAGTAGCATACGCCGAATCACGCGTTTAGGTAAGCGTTACTGTAAACGCGTGCACATGATTCGGCGGTATTTTCGTTCCAAATGCTCGGCTTAACAGACCTTAAGTTCTTCCAAAACAATACCTTACGATACCCGTAAAGGATTGCACTCGTCACCCTCAATTGACGCTTTTTCGGGTGCTCTTCGCTTCGCTTTCCATCTTTTTGGCCAACGCAGTTTAAACTTCCTCGGGGTCGCTACGCACGCCCGATGCGACCGTTAGGAGGCCCCCAGACGTTCCACTGCATCTCCCGCTGCAGATCAGCGAGTCGCAGCGGAATCGGCCAGGCAGTAGACGTATTCTTGAGTCTTCTCATCGGCGGTCAACGATACCCGGGTAAATATCTGCCCCCCACAGATCGCTGGAGTTGCAAATACCTTGCTCCCCAGCGAATTTGTCGCCACGCTTTGGAATCCCTCGACGCTCGCCTTGAAGATATGTGTCTTCCCCGATTCGCTGGTCACATAGATGTTCTCGCCGACCAGGACGGGGGAGCTGCTGAAGGTTCCGCCCAGTCGCTCTTTCCAGATCTGTTCCCCTGTTTCCACGTTCAAACAGGTCGCGATGCCCGCGTCGAGAATGGCAAATACGTGCCCCTTGGCGATCAACATCGACGGCACGTATTCGCGGTCGGTGTTCTCCCAGACGATTTTTCCCGATCCGTCCGCTGCGACCGCAGAGATATGGTTGTCGGGGTATCCGCCGCTGGTCAGGATGACTTTTCCGTCGGTAACGGTTGTCGTCACGCATTCGGTCGTCGCCCCTTCGATTTCCCAGATCGTTTGTCCGGTCAGCGGATCGAGGCTGGTGACCAAGTCACAGCCGGTCATGATCAATTGATCGCGGCCAGCCGCTTTGACGACGACCGGCGAGGGGTAATTCGGGAGTTCGGGACGCTCGCGCCGCCAGACGATCTCGCCGTTGGTCCGATCCATCGCCACGATCGCTCCCCCCGCTTTATTGTCAGCCGATGAGATCACCAGGTTTTTGTAGATCGTCGGCGACGAACCGTATCCCTGGTGGACCTGGTAATCGGTCAAACGCGTTTGCCAGAGCTGTTTACCGTCCAGATCGAGCGCTGTCGTCCAAACCGCGTTGTCGTTGAGGAAGTTGATGAACAGCCGCGAGCCGTCCGAGGCGATCGTCGACGATGCCAACGTTGCCTTCAGATTCATCTTTTTCCCGCGGGTCTCGAATCCGCCGCGGTGGACGATCGTTTCCCATAGCTGTTTTCCGGTCGCGCGATCGAGCCCAAGGACGATCTGGACTTCGCGTTCGTGATCGGCTGAGGTGATGAAAACGCGGTCGCCGATCACGACGGGCGAGCTGTGACCGCGGCCGGGCACCTCCGCTCGCCACAACACATTTTCGGTCTCGCTCCACGATGTCGGAGGCGTTTGCTTTGCTGAAGCGACTCCGTTTTGATCCGGGCCGCGCCAGAAGGGCCAGTCGCTGGCGGGGAACTGCAATCCGCTGAGTCCAGCCGGTTCGAGCGCCGCCGCGGGTTGGCTGATCAGGGAAAGCGATATCAACAGACAAATAGGAGCGAAGTTCTTCAGTCGACCCATAGCGGTGCGTCTCGGTAGGTTGGTGGAGCCGGAGGGGGGCGACCGGAACGCTTTCGGGCCGCGCTCTCATTATCGATCATGCCGCGCCGCAACGCAATCTTTGCGCAGCCTCAGCCCAGGGCGGGCGTGCCAGGTTCGGTGGGGGCTGCAATGGAGAGCCGCGGGCTGTCAGCTGATCTGATCGCTCGACAGGTGCGTGATCGAATTCAGGATATCCAACCGCCAAGCGTCTTCGGAAACGGTAAACTTCGTCAGTCCGGTGTTCAGCATCGGGCCGATGTGTCGGCGGGTGAAATCGTTGCCAAGGATCTGTCGTAGCATGCAGACTTTAAAGTCGGCGTGGATCACCGCCACGACGACCTTGTCGGTCGCCCCGAACTGTTCGGCAAATCGAGCCAGCATTTGTTCGCTGCGGAGCGTCGCTTGGGCTTCGGTTTCATAGGGACGACAGCCCCACCAGCCCTCGGTGCCGATCGATTCGTCGACCGTTGTACCGGGATATTTGGCGAGGATTGCGTCGCGGTTCATCCCCGGCGCCCCCTGCTCTTCCCCGGGAATGTAGCCTCGGTAACATCCGCCGACCTCGTGCAGATCGCGCCAGACATGGATCGGCATCCGCAGCGAATCGGCCAGGTACTGGGTCGTCTGCAGCGTCCGGAGGAATCCGCTGGTGACCAGGAAGTCGACGTTTTGGTCGGCTATCGATTTTGCGATCGCTGCAGCCTGCTGGTGTCCCAGTTCGGTGATCTCGGGATCTTCGACACGCTCCGCTTCGGGTTTGCTGTTGTTGGCGCTTTGCGCGTGGCGGATCAGGTACAGCTGCATCGTCAAACTTTCGTCGAATCGGCGCGATCCGAATCGATCGCTTGGGAGGAAGGGGATGTCTCGCTGCCGCGATCGCGACCGACCCAGTCGATCATGGTCCATTGCAGGATCAGCAGTAGCACGGGGCCAACATACAACGCGAACTGAGAAAGGCTGCGATTGCGCATCCACTGCGGGCCATTTTCGGCAATCGCAAAATAGATCGCCGCGACGACGCCGCCATTGAGAACAAGCAACAGGCAGCCAAACAGAGCGCTGGCCACGGCGAACCCGCAGGTTCCCAGGCCGCCGCGAAGTCTTGCCGATCGTCTCACTGAAGCTCCCAGGTTGATTCAAACGCTCCGCACGAAAGGCTCGCGGCGGCTTGCGCGTTGCATGCCGCAGAATACTCTCCCCTTTTAAGTCGCCGCTGCGGTAAGTGCAACCGGCCCGGACGGCTTTGGGAGAGGCTTCGTCGCCGTTTCGAAACCGATCAACATCGCTGCGTCATGGAATCCGCAGCGCCGAAAACTGTCGATGCGCTCGCTTTCCCTTAGAGACTTCAAATCCCTTGCGAGCTGCAAACTGCTTGTGAACCGCCGTCGCAACTTGTTCGTCGTAGGGGCCGGCGTGGACCAACAATAAGTACCGCAGGCGGAGCGGTTTTTCAGAGGTGATCTCGAACGCTTCGTGCATCCCAAACGAAGCGCCCATCCAGCCATCGGCTCGGACGTGCCAGTGCGTTGGGTAGCGAGGGTTCTCGGGATGGTCAAAGAAGGTGATTCCTTCGATCTGCGTCGTCCGGTCGGGGCCGCTGCCGACAGCGACCGGGCCGCTGTAATCGACCCAACGAGCTGGCTTGCCGAAAATCTCCGGCTCCCCTTCCCCACCCTCGCTGTTGGTCAATCGCCCGCCGCCAAAATGAGTCGAGATCGTCTTGGCGACTCGCACGGCGAGAAACCCAAAATTGGTCTTCCCCAGCTGAACCGAATCGCGGCCTTCGCCCGGTTTGAATTCGGATTGCAGTTCCAACGCGTATTGACCCGCTTCGCCGGGGATCAACGCGGCGACCAGGTCCTGCTGCATCAATTCGTTCCCCTCGGGATCGAACCAGCCGCAGGTCGACGCCATCACGGATTCGTCGTTGCCGTCCTCGTAGGCGTACCAATTCTTCTGTCGGATCGAGGTCCCTTTGCCATCGGCCCAAAAGGTGAATCCGTCGACATCATGATGCGCAAACCAAACGCTGCGATGATGATCGTGGTCCGCCGCGCCGGGGTGTCCCATG from Rosistilla oblonga includes the following:
- a CDS encoding HPr family phosphocarrier protein, with the translated sequence MSNPSCQQIVVVKNEKGLHLRPAELMARLAMQYEATVMVTKDDQSADCKNMLSVLTLGAVQGTQLGLSAEGPDAAEALSAVAELFEAGFHELDAE
- a CDS encoding PmoA family protein; its protein translation is MRSPLLRSAACVLILLAAASPLLAEEPAAAGVFQLDRCELIPLPDHQVDFQIDGVQRTRWHYDAKYPRPFFYPLVGPSGTSLTRMGHPGAADHDHHRSVWFAHHDVDGFTFWADGKGTSIRQKNWYAYEDGNDESVMASTCGWFDPEGNELMQQDLVAALIPGEAGQYALELQSEFKPGEGRDSVQLGKTNFGFLAVRVAKTISTHFGGGRLTNSEGGEGEPEIFGKPARWVDYSGPVAVGSGPDRTTQIEGITFFDHPENPRYPTHWHVRADGWMGASFGMHEAFEITSEKPLRLRYLLLVHAGPYDEQVATAVHKQFAARKGFEVSKGKRAHRQFSALRIP
- a CDS encoding histidine phosphatase family protein; the protein is MQLYLIRHAQSANNSKPEAERVEDPEITELGHQQAAAIAKSIADQNVDFLVTSGFLRTLQTTQYLADSLRMPIHVWRDLHEVGGCYRGYIPGEEQGAPGMNRDAILAKYPGTTVDESIGTEGWWGCRPYETEAQATLRSEQMLARFAEQFGATDKVVVAVIHADFKVCMLRQILGNDFTRRHIGPMLNTGLTKFTVSEDAWRLDILNSITHLSSDQIS
- the hpf gene encoding ribosome hibernation-promoting factor, HPF/YfiA family; protein product: MLVSVSARHGNLGTGDQSLIEDKVEKLRRLYDRVNAIEVIVDLEKLESPVLEAKVSVEHEEDFIASATATTVIGALDVVIPKLEKQLRRAKEKRTEHRATGLKHIETTDVADEV
- a CDS encoding PTS sugar transporter subunit IIA — translated: MKFADFICVKAIKPDLASYDKEAVVTELVESLVTAGEIKTADKDDIIAAVMKREELGSTGIGRGVAVPHTKHPSVEKLVGTVGVSVDGVDFNSLDGEKVQLFFLLISPPERPGDHLRALENISRQLRDDTFCRFLKQSKTVDDINQLLEEADNNQFAS
- the ptsP gene encoding phosphoenolpyruvate--protein phosphotransferase, coding for MLELQGIPVSPGVAIGPALVLDDEGYRIPRCLIPAADTSAEWGRLLSAFGKVAKQLEVNRKQTAERLGEEAGRIFSAQQQMLSDPGLLAELEGRVHEQHQSAAYAVSRVLHRYAEALGKLNSPFLAERAEDVLDIEKQLLHRLGAVTSDPLSNLDEPVILLARNLTPSETANLDRQFVRGFCTEIGGPGGHTAIVAKGLELPAVVGIGQFLDRIGQGSQVIVDGDRGCMIVDPDQATIDRYEERAQIRQKLTLRLAELRDLPAETVDGHRVTLSANIEFPHEVDACLQRGADGIGLYRTEFLYLSSDEEPSEEDHYQAYTEVIGALQGRPVVIRTLDLGADKMGHTSLTEPENNPFLGLRSIRLSLKNQDLFRTQIRAVLRAAVHGDVRMMFPLISTLQELRTARMLVNIVIDDLREEGAEFRSDIPIGMMVEVPAAVIMIDRFAEEVDFFSIGTNDLVQYTLAVDRSNESVAELYQSSDPAVLRLIQQTVDVSNKTNTPVGICGEMSSNPARVLLLLGLGVRSVSVPPLAIPRIKKVIRSVTIADCEEIACRVMQLESAREVDLYLLDRLGDLVPELVVQ
- a CDS encoding PQQ-binding-like beta-propeller repeat protein, giving the protein MGRLKNFAPICLLISLSLISQPAAALEPAGLSGLQFPASDWPFWRGPDQNGVASAKQTPPTSWSETENVLWRAEVPGRGHSSPVVIGDRVFITSADHEREVQIVLGLDRATGKQLWETIVHRGGFETRGKKMNLKATLASSTIASDGSRLFINFLNDNAVWTTALDLDGKQLWQTRLTDYQVHQGYGSSPTIYKNLVISSADNKAGGAIVAMDRTNGEIVWRRERPELPNYPSPVVVKAAGRDQLIMTGCDLVTSLDPLTGQTIWEIEGATTECVTTTVTDGKVILTSGGYPDNHISAVAADGSGKIVWENTDREYVPSMLIAKGHVFAILDAGIATCLNVETGEQIWKERLGGTFSSSPVLVGENIYVTSESGKTHIFKASVEGFQSVATNSLGSKVFATPAICGGQIFTRVSLTADEKTQEYVYCLADSAATR